One part of the Herbiconiux aconitum genome encodes these proteins:
- the ctaE gene encoding aa3-type cytochrome oxidase subunit III has protein sequence MVQRPNIVAVGTIVWLGSEVMFFAGLFAIYFTLRSTNPGAWAEQANTLNVPFALVNTIILVISSFWCQFAVFAAERGQTKRTSWKPVDWGITEWMFLAYAFGAIFVSGQVLEYATLVSEGITIDGSAYGSAFYLTTGFHALHVTGGLIAMLLMLGRVFAVKNFGHKEATSIIVVSYYWHFVDVVWIGLFLVIYVLK, from the coding sequence ATGGTCCAGCGCCCCAACATCGTGGCGGTGGGCACCATCGTGTGGCTGGGCAGCGAGGTCATGTTCTTCGCGGGCCTGTTCGCGATCTACTTCACCCTGCGGTCGACGAACCCCGGAGCGTGGGCCGAACAGGCCAACACGCTGAACGTTCCGTTCGCTCTCGTGAACACGATCATCCTGGTTATCTCGTCGTTCTGGTGCCAGTTCGCGGTGTTCGCCGCCGAGCGCGGGCAGACCAAGCGCACCAGCTGGAAGCCGGTCGACTGGGGAATCACCGAGTGGATGTTCCTGGCCTACGCTTTCGGCGCCATCTTCGTCAGCGGCCAGGTGCTCGAGTACGCGACGCTCGTCTCCGAAGGCATCACGATCGACGGCAGCGCTTACGGTTCCGCCTTCTACCTCACCACCGGTTTCCACGCCCTGCACGTCACCGGCGGCCTCATCGCGATGCTCCTCATGCTGGGGCGCGTGTTCGCGGTCAAGAACTTCGGTCACAAAGAGGCGACGAGCATCATCGTCGTCTCCTATTACTGGCACTTCGTCGACGTGGTCTGGATCGGCCTGTTCCTGGTGATCTACGTGCTGAAGTAG
- the qcrC gene encoding cytochrome bc1 complex diheme cytochrome c subunit: MARKSRKANRRHPLATVVLIAIGLVVTGGGYALLSSTTTATADTSATSQETIEEGQKLFAANCATCHGMSLQGTADGPSLIGVGAASVNFQVGTGRMPMAMQGPQAMQKPPQFTDEQTAALAAYVASISPGPAIPDPSLLQGDGDATNGGELFRINCAMCHNVHGAGGALTEGKFAPELTGVAATHIYEAMLTGPQNMPVFNDDNLTPEDKRDIITYLKYLENNPSPGGVELGSLGPVAEGLFAWIFGLGAIVALMVWLTAKSN, encoded by the coding sequence ATGGCCCGCAAGAGCAGGAAAGCCAACAGACGCCACCCCCTGGCGACTGTCGTGCTGATTGCTATCGGCCTGGTCGTCACAGGCGGCGGGTACGCGCTTCTCAGCAGCACGACCACCGCTACCGCCGACACCAGCGCTACCAGCCAGGAGACGATCGAGGAGGGGCAGAAGCTCTTCGCAGCGAACTGCGCCACCTGCCACGGCATGAGCCTCCAGGGCACCGCCGACGGGCCGAGCCTCATCGGCGTCGGCGCTGCTTCGGTCAACTTCCAGGTCGGAACGGGCCGGATGCCGATGGCCATGCAGGGCCCTCAGGCCATGCAGAAGCCGCCGCAGTTCACCGATGAGCAGACCGCGGCACTCGCGGCTTACGTCGCCTCCATCTCCCCCGGCCCGGCGATCCCCGACCCGAGCCTCTTGCAGGGCGACGGCGACGCCACGAACGGTGGCGAACTGTTCCGCATCAACTGCGCCATGTGCCACAACGTGCACGGTGCCGGCGGTGCCCTCACCGAGGGCAAGTTCGCGCCCGAGCTCACCGGTGTCGCGGCAACGCACATCTACGAGGCGATGCTCACGGGCCCGCAGAACATGCCCGTGTTCAACGACGACAACCTCACGCCAGAAGACAAGCGCGACATCATCACCTACCTGAAGTACCTCGAGAACAACCCTTCCCCGGGCGGTGTCGAGCTCGGTTCGCTCGGACCGGTCGCCGAGGGTCTGTTCGCCTGGATCTTCGGGCTCGGCGCGATCGTCGCACTGATGGTCTGGCTCACCGCCAAATCGAACTAG
- the qcrA gene encoding cytochrome bc1 complex Rieske iron-sulfur subunit, which yields MAHDEVSGAESSASDSSAVETSRTASTSTAVIASDVENPGEPTHRQRVTDTDPKAARRAQRSIYTLFYLSIAGSVFALAAYMAFPIENEDVGSVRLNTLFMGIGIALALFGIGLGAVHWAKALMYDKEGIDIRHPVQGSDETRARAVEIFDEADRESGFGRRTLIRNSLIGALIAFPLPGIVLFRGLAPQDEDPAELLSHTMWKKGARLTLDPSGIPVRASDITIGSVFHIIPEGLNDAPDRLEQKAKAAVLLMRLNPADLNISPGRENWSYDGIVAYSKICTHVGCPVALYEQQTHHLLCPCHQSTFDVVNECQVIFGPAKRPLPQLPIEVDSEGYLVAQSDFNEPVGPSFWERS from the coding sequence ATGGCACATGACGAGGTGAGCGGAGCAGAGTCCTCCGCCTCCGATTCGTCGGCCGTCGAGACGAGTCGAACGGCATCGACCAGCACCGCGGTCATTGCGTCCGACGTCGAGAACCCGGGCGAGCCCACCCACCGCCAGCGCGTCACCGACACCGACCCGAAGGCCGCCCGTCGGGCGCAGCGGTCGATCTACACGCTCTTCTACCTCTCGATCGCAGGCAGTGTCTTCGCGCTCGCTGCGTACATGGCGTTCCCCATCGAGAACGAGGACGTCGGCTCCGTCCGGCTGAACACGTTGTTCATGGGCATCGGCATCGCGCTGGCCCTGTTCGGAATCGGCCTCGGCGCCGTGCACTGGGCCAAGGCCCTGATGTACGACAAAGAGGGCATCGACATCCGCCACCCCGTCCAGGGATCGGATGAGACCCGCGCCCGCGCCGTCGAGATCTTCGACGAGGCCGACAGGGAGTCGGGCTTCGGTCGCCGCACGCTCATCCGCAACAGCCTGATCGGTGCGCTGATCGCGTTCCCGTTGCCCGGAATCGTGCTCTTCCGCGGTCTCGCTCCGCAAGACGAAGACCCGGCCGAACTGCTCAGCCACACGATGTGGAAGAAGGGTGCGCGTCTCACGCTCGACCCCTCCGGCATCCCGGTCAGGGCATCCGACATCACCATCGGATCGGTGTTCCACATCATCCCCGAAGGTCTGAACGACGCGCCCGACCGCCTGGAGCAGAAGGCCAAGGCCGCCGTGCTGCTCATGCGTCTGAACCCGGCCGACCTCAACATCAGCCCCGGGCGTGAGAACTGGTCGTACGACGGCATCGTCGCGTACTCCAAGATCTGCACCCACGTCGGCTGCCCTGTCGCTCTCTACGAGCAGCAGACGCACCACCTGCTCTGCCCGTGCCACCAGTCGACGTTCGACGTGGTGAACGAGTGCCAGGTCATCTTCGGACCGGCGAAGAGGCCCCTTCCCCAGCTGCCGATCGAGGTAGACTCCGAGGGATACTTGGTGGCCCAGAGCGACTTCAACGAGCCCGTCGGCCCTAGTTTCTGGGAGCGTTCATGA
- the qcrB gene encoding cytochrome bc1 complex cytochrome b subunit, which produces MTSTIERSDAPADVTTPAPAKSGGFTAAAANYIDERTSISGVVKEFGRKIFPDHWSFMLGEVALYSFVVIILSGTFLTFFFQASMAEVTYNGSWAPLKGMEMSAAMDSALKISFDIRGGLLVRQIHHWAALLFIAAIGIHMLRIYFTGAFRKPRELNWVIGFTLFVLAMAEGFTGYSLPDDLLSGNGLRIIDGLIKGIPFIGTWISFLLFGGEFPGTAIIGRLYTLHILLLPALVVAFIALHLVFVVVHKHTQFAGGGRTEKNVMGYPILPVYAAKAGGFFFLVFGVIALMAAFFTINPIWNYGPYDPSPVSAGTQPDWYIGFADGALRLIPPGWEFVWLDHTWSFNIIVPVVALVLLLALVAIYPFVEGWVTGDKREHHILDRPRNAPTRTGIGAAGVTFYAGLWAAASSDIIATHFQLSLESVTHAIQAWVVLGPFLAYFVAKRVCIGLMKKDREIVMHGYESGRIVRLPGGEYIEVHEQVDDYERWKLLDYEVYEPLMLRPNSQGKITAGARLRVRMSKWFFEDRIAPATRTELEAGHGHGHAPQGLHGDGTDHSLEEGPGLK; this is translated from the coding sequence ATGACCAGCACAATCGAAAGATCGGATGCCCCGGCCGACGTCACGACCCCGGCGCCGGCGAAGAGCGGCGGCTTCACGGCCGCGGCAGCGAACTACATCGATGAGCGCACGAGCATCTCGGGTGTCGTCAAGGAGTTCGGCCGCAAGATCTTCCCCGACCACTGGTCGTTCATGCTCGGTGAGGTGGCGCTCTACAGCTTCGTCGTCATCATCCTCTCCGGTACCTTCCTGACCTTCTTCTTCCAGGCCTCGATGGCCGAGGTGACCTACAACGGCTCCTGGGCTCCGCTGAAGGGCATGGAGATGTCGGCGGCCATGGATTCGGCGCTGAAGATCTCGTTCGACATCCGCGGCGGTCTCCTGGTTCGCCAGATCCACCACTGGGCGGCTCTGCTGTTCATCGCGGCCATCGGCATCCACATGCTGCGCATCTACTTCACGGGTGCGTTCCGCAAGCCGCGTGAGCTCAACTGGGTCATCGGCTTCACGCTCTTCGTGCTCGCGATGGCCGAGGGCTTCACCGGATACTCGCTCCCCGACGACCTGCTCTCGGGCAACGGCCTCCGCATCATCGACGGCCTGATCAAGGGCATCCCCTTCATCGGCACCTGGATCTCGTTCCTCCTGTTCGGTGGCGAGTTCCCCGGCACGGCGATCATCGGGCGTCTGTACACCTTGCACATCCTCTTGCTGCCGGCGCTCGTCGTCGCGTTCATCGCGCTGCACCTGGTGTTCGTCGTGGTGCACAAGCACACGCAGTTCGCCGGTGGTGGCCGCACAGAGAAGAACGTGATGGGCTACCCGATCCTCCCGGTGTACGCCGCGAAGGCCGGTGGCTTCTTCTTCCTGGTGTTCGGTGTCATCGCTCTGATGGCCGCGTTCTTCACGATCAACCCGATCTGGAACTACGGTCCATACGACCCCTCCCCCGTTTCGGCGGGTACGCAACCGGACTGGTACATCGGATTCGCCGACGGCGCTCTCCGATTGATTCCACCGGGCTGGGAGTTCGTCTGGCTCGACCACACCTGGTCGTTCAACATCATCGTGCCCGTCGTGGCTCTGGTGCTGCTTCTCGCCCTCGTCGCGATCTATCCCTTCGTCGAAGGCTGGGTCACCGGCGACAAGCGAGAGCACCACATCCTCGACCGCCCGCGCAACGCTCCGACCCGCACGGGTATCGGCGCCGCCGGTGTCACCTTCTACGCCGGCCTCTGGGCGGCGGCGAGTTCCGACATCATCGCGACGCATTTCCAGCTGTCGCTGGAGAGCGTGACGCATGCCATCCAGGCCTGGGTCGTGCTCGGCCCGTTCCTGGCCTACTTCGTCGCCAAGCGCGTCTGCATCGGTCTGATGAAGAAAGACCGCGAGATCGTGATGCACGGCTATGAGTCCGGCCGCATCGTTCGTCTGCCCGGTGGCGAGTACATCGAGGTGCACGAGCAGGTCGACGACTACGAGCGCTGGAAGCTGCTCGACTACGAGGTCTACGAACCGCTGATGCTCCGCCCGAACAGCCAGGGCAAGATCACGGCGGGTGCGCGTCTGCGGGTGCGTATGTCGAAGTGGTTCTTCGAAGACCGCATCGCCCCGGCCACCCGCACCGAGCTCGAGGCCGGTCACGGCCACGGTCATGCCCCCCAGGGCCTGCACGGCGACGGCACCGATCACTCCCTCGAGGAGGGCCCGGGCCTCAAGTAG
- a CDS encoding cell wall-binding repeat-containing protein, with translation MLRIEGDDRFIVSANVSAEYYTGPIDTIFVATGANFPDALAGGVLAGTAKSSILLVQKCCVAAEVAAHPGHYSRSASCPWAARTASTPTSSACPSAPRSWRAGGGPS, from the coding sequence GTGCTTCGCATCGAGGGCGACGACCGCTTCATCGTCTCCGCCAACGTCAGTGCGGAGTATTACACCGGCCCGATCGACACAATCTTCGTCGCGACCGGCGCCAACTTCCCTGATGCCTTGGCTGGCGGCGTGCTGGCTGGCACCGCGAAGTCATCGATCCTCCTGGTGCAGAAGTGCTGCGTGGCGGCTGAAGTGGCGGCTCATCCGGGCCACTACAGCCGAAGCGCATCGTGCCCCTGGGCGGCCCGAACAGCCTCGACGCCTACCTCGAGCGCCTGCCCCTCTGCGCCTCGAAGCTGGCGTGCCGGCGGAGGGCCCAGCTGA
- a CDS encoding cytochrome c oxidase subunit 4, with translation MRANTNLFWILFAFMVVADAAYTIWSLIWYGGQVEWVGTVGIGLAAILSAFLAFYLGRVHKAQGAELPEDRLDSNIDDGDPEMGFYSPWSWWPIILAGGGALMVLGLAVGFWISFIAGAVLLIAIVGWVFEYYRGYFAR, from the coding sequence ATGAGGGCGAATACCAATCTCTTCTGGATCCTCTTTGCCTTCATGGTGGTGGCCGATGCGGCTTACACCATCTGGTCGCTGATCTGGTACGGCGGGCAGGTCGAGTGGGTCGGCACGGTCGGCATCGGTCTGGCTGCGATCCTGTCGGCGTTCTTGGCCTTCTACCTGGGCCGCGTGCACAAGGCACAGGGTGCTGAGCTGCCTGAAGACCGCCTCGACTCCAACATCGACGACGGGGATCCCGAGATGGGCTTCTACAGCCCGTGGAGCTGGTGGCCGATCATCCTCGCCGGTGGTGGAGCGCTCATGGTGCTCGGCCTCGCGGTCGGGTTTTGGATCTCCTTCATCGCGGGTGCCGTGTTGCTCATCGCGATCGTCGGCTGGGTCTTCGAGTACTACCGGGGCTACTTCGCCCGCTAG
- the ctaD gene encoding aa3-type cytochrome oxidase subunit I: MTATVAVSPGTATPIPTPSKSVGRKGNIFIKWITSTDHKTIGYMYLIASFLFFCLGGVMALVIRAQLFEPGLELLQTKDQYNQLFTMHGTIMLLMFATPLFAGFANVIMPLQIGAPDVAFPRLNAFAFWLFLFGSLIAVSGFLTPQGAASFGWFAYAPLSSTTFTPGDGGNMWVFGLGLSGFGTILGAVNFITTIITLRAPGMTMFRMPIFTWNILVTSILVLMAFPVLAAALFALGADRVFGAHIYDAANGGVLLWQHLFWFFGHPEVYIIALPFFGIVSEVFPVFSRKPIFGYKTLIYATIAIAALSVTVWAHHMYVTGSVLLPFFALMTMLIAVPTGVKIFNWIGTMWRGSVTFETPMIWAIGFLITFTFGGLTGVILASPPLDFHVSDTYFVVAHFHYVVFGTVVFAMFSGFYFWWPKWTGKMLNERLGYWHFWLLFIGFHTTFLIQHWLGVIGMPRRYATYQPEDGFTWMNQLSTIGAFILAASMIPFFLNVYITARKGAKVTVNDPWGYGRSLEWATSCPPPRHNFTSIPRIRSESPAFDLNHPEAGIPVGVGPAKDAPDAPTYDLSQGKVK, encoded by the coding sequence ATGACAGCAACAGTGGCGGTATCGCCCGGCACCGCGACCCCCATTCCGACTCCGTCGAAGTCGGTGGGCCGCAAGGGCAACATCTTCATCAAGTGGATCACCTCCACCGACCACAAGACCATCGGGTACATGTACCTGATCGCCTCGTTCCTCTTCTTCTGCCTCGGTGGCGTGATGGCTCTCGTCATCCGCGCGCAGCTGTTCGAGCCGGGTCTCGAACTGCTGCAGACGAAAGACCAGTACAACCAGCTCTTCACGATGCACGGCACGATCATGCTGCTGATGTTCGCGACGCCGCTGTTCGCGGGCTTCGCCAACGTCATCATGCCGCTGCAGATCGGGGCACCGGATGTCGCGTTCCCGCGTCTGAACGCGTTCGCCTTCTGGCTGTTCCTGTTCGGTTCCCTCATCGCGGTCTCCGGCTTCCTCACCCCGCAGGGTGCCGCGTCGTTCGGCTGGTTCGCCTATGCGCCGCTGTCGTCGACGACGTTCACACCCGGTGACGGCGGAAACATGTGGGTGTTCGGGCTGGGGCTCTCGGGCTTCGGAACGATCCTCGGTGCCGTGAACTTCATCACCACGATCATCACGCTGCGCGCGCCGGGCATGACCATGTTCCGCATGCCGATCTTCACCTGGAACATCCTGGTGACGTCGATCCTCGTGCTGATGGCCTTCCCGGTGCTGGCTGCCGCGCTCTTCGCACTCGGCGCCGACCGCGTCTTCGGCGCTCACATCTACGACGCGGCGAACGGCGGTGTGCTGCTCTGGCAGCATCTGTTCTGGTTCTTCGGGCATCCGGAGGTCTACATCATCGCGCTGCCGTTCTTCGGCATCGTCTCCGAGGTGTTCCCTGTCTTCAGTCGTAAGCCGATCTTCGGCTACAAGACCCTGATCTACGCGACGATCGCGATCGCCGCGCTGTCGGTGACGGTCTGGGCGCACCACATGTACGTCACCGGATCGGTGCTGCTGCCGTTCTTCGCCTTGATGACGATGCTCATCGCAGTGCCGACGGGTGTGAAGATCTTCAACTGGATCGGCACGATGTGGCGAGGGTCAGTGACCTTCGAAACACCGATGATCTGGGCCATCGGCTTCTTGATCACCTTCACCTTCGGTGGTCTGACCGGTGTCATCCTCGCGTCGCCGCCGCTCGACTTCCATGTGTCCGACACCTACTTCGTGGTGGCGCACTTCCACTACGTGGTCTTCGGTACCGTCGTGTTCGCCATGTTCTCCGGCTTCTACTTCTGGTGGCCGAAGTGGACGGGCAAGATGCTCAACGAGCGGCTCGGCTATTGGCACTTCTGGCTGCTGTTCATCGGCTTCCACACCACGTTCCTCATCCAGCACTGGCTGGGCGTCATCGGAATGCCGCGTCGTTATGCGACGTATCAGCCCGAAGACGGATTCACGTGGATGAACCAGCTCTCGACGATCGGTGCGTTCATCCTCGCCGCGTCGATGATCCCGTTCTTCCTCAACGTCTACATCACCGCCCGCAAGGGGGCCAAGGTCACGGTGAACGACCCGTGGGGCTACGGCCGTTCGCTCGAGTGGGCGACGTCGTGCCCGCCGCCGCGGCACAACTTCACGTCGATCCCGCGCATCCGTTCGGAATCGCCGGCGTTCGACCTGAACCACCCGGAGGCCGGCATCCCCGTCGGCGTCGGGCCGGCGAAAGACGCGCCGGATGCTCCCACGTACGACCTCTCACAGGGCAAGGTGAAGTAA
- the ctaC gene encoding aa3-type cytochrome oxidase subunit II — protein sequence MRSNRRLRWVAIPIAALLSVVLAGCTQDQLQGWLPTEPGTTNNVDRVIGLWVTSWIVLLIVGVITWGLTIWAIVVYRRRKGQTGLPVQLRYNLPIEIFYTIVPLILVLGFFAFTARDQSEIEAKYDSPDVKIQVFGKQWAWDFNYVDENVYSPGIQGQDDPDDANGSLVESEIPVLYLPVGKKVEIELQSRDVIHSFWVIDFLYKKDMLPGKTNFMYVTPEREGTFSGKCAELCGEYHSLMLFNVKVVSQQEYDDYIQSLKDAGQEGQLGPEYNRNQNLPGIGTPAHEEE from the coding sequence GTGCGCTCTAACCGACGTCTCCGATGGGTCGCGATTCCTATCGCGGCGCTACTGTCCGTTGTCTTGGCCGGGTGCACCCAAGACCAGCTGCAAGGCTGGCTTCCGACGGAGCCCGGCACCACCAACAACGTCGACCGCGTCATCGGCCTCTGGGTCACGTCGTGGATCGTCTTGCTCATCGTGGGTGTCATCACCTGGGGCCTCACCATCTGGGCGATCGTGGTCTACCGCCGCCGCAAGGGGCAGACCGGTCTGCCGGTGCAGCTGCGCTACAACCTGCCGATCGAGATCTTCTACACGATCGTTCCGCTCATCCTGGTGCTCGGCTTCTTCGCCTTCACCGCCCGCGACCAGAGCGAGATCGAGGCGAAGTACGACAGCCCCGATGTGAAGATCCAGGTCTTCGGCAAGCAGTGGGCCTGGGACTTCAACTACGTCGACGAGAACGTCTACTCGCCCGGCATCCAGGGCCAAGACGACCCGGATGACGCGAACGGATCGCTCGTGGAGTCCGAGATCCCGGTGCTCTACCTGCCCGTCGGCAAGAAGGTGGAGATCGAGCTTCAGTCGCGCGACGTCATCCACTCCTTCTGGGTCATCGACTTCCTCTACAAGAAAGACATGCTGCCCGGCAAGACGAACTTCATGTACGTCACGCCGGAACGTGAAGGCACGTTCAGCGGTAAGTGCGCCGAGCTCTGTGGTGAATACCACTCGCTGATGCTCTTCAACGTGAAGGTCGTCTCGCAGCAGGAGTACGACGACTACATCCAGTCCTTGAAAGACGCCGGTCAAGAGGGTCAACTGGGCCCGGAGTACAACCGCAACCAGAACCTCCCGGGCATCGGCACGCCCGCGCACGAAGAAGAGTAG
- a CDS encoding HesB/IscA family protein, with translation MSETTLTAGVEAPAHKVGITPAAGDKVRSLLEQEGRDDLRLRVAVQPGGCSGLIYQLYFDERMLDGDGVVDFDGVEVIVDKMSVPYLEGATIDFEDTIQKQGFTIDNPNASGSCACGDSFH, from the coding sequence ATGAGCGAAACAACGCTGACCGCCGGGGTCGAGGCGCCGGCGCACAAGGTGGGCATCACGCCCGCCGCGGGCGACAAGGTGCGGAGCCTGCTCGAGCAGGAGGGCCGCGATGACCTGCGTCTTCGCGTCGCCGTGCAGCCGGGCGGATGCTCGGGTCTCATCTACCAGCTCTACTTCGACGAGCGGATGCTCGACGGAGACGGCGTCGTCGACTTCGACGGCGTCGAGGTCATCGTCGACAAGATGAGCGTTCCCTACCTCGAGGGCGCCACCATCGACTTCGAAGACACGATCCAGAAGCAGGGCTTCACGATCGACAACCCGAATGCCTCCGGAAGCTGCGCCTGCGGAGACTCATTCCACTAG
- a CDS encoding dipeptidase codes for MTDSNGSSFAQNPPQIALEEALAEAVELGLPVSIADLSDLVRIPSVSWAAFDPAHVAASANAVAELFRATGAFDSVDVLRASTESGELGQPAVLATRPAKNGKPTVLLYAHHDVQPPGQDADWDSPPYEPTVRGDRLYGRGAADDKAGVVSHLASVRALSAVAGADFDLGLVVFIEGEEEFGSQSFANFLETNRERLAADVIVVADSDNWDTETPSLTISLRGNVTLKLTVSTLDHASHSGMYGGAVPDAMLAAIRLLSTFHDENGSVAVAGLTSREMPTPEYTEETLRAETGLLDGVQPIGTGTILSRLWAGPSVTVTGIDAPTVANASNTLLPSVSVRVSARIAPGKDAGEALVALEEHIRSHTPFGAQVEISDVNTGSPFLVDTSGWAVAAAKDAMRDAWGAEPVEAGVGGSIPFIADLVRVFPEAQILVTGVEDPHTRAHSPNESLHLGVFKRAIAAEALLLLRLNSRE; via the coding sequence ATGACAGACAGCAATGGCTCCTCGTTCGCCCAGAATCCGCCGCAGATCGCTCTCGAAGAGGCTCTCGCCGAGGCCGTCGAGCTCGGGCTCCCGGTGAGCATCGCCGATCTCAGCGATCTGGTGCGTATCCCCTCCGTCTCGTGGGCGGCGTTCGATCCGGCGCACGTGGCGGCCAGCGCGAATGCCGTGGCGGAGCTGTTCCGCGCGACCGGGGCGTTCGACTCGGTCGACGTGCTGCGCGCTTCCACCGAGTCGGGGGAGCTCGGCCAGCCGGCGGTGCTCGCCACGCGGCCGGCCAAGAACGGCAAGCCCACTGTGTTGCTCTACGCGCACCACGACGTGCAGCCTCCCGGGCAGGATGCGGACTGGGATTCACCGCCCTATGAGCCCACTGTGCGCGGCGACCGCCTCTACGGCCGCGGTGCGGCCGACGACAAGGCGGGCGTTGTCTCGCACCTGGCGTCGGTGCGGGCGCTGTCGGCAGTGGCCGGTGCCGACTTCGACCTGGGCCTTGTGGTGTTCATCGAGGGCGAGGAGGAGTTCGGCTCGCAGTCGTTCGCGAACTTCCTCGAGACCAACCGGGAACGGTTGGCGGCCGATGTCATCGTGGTGGCCGATTCCGACAATTGGGACACGGAGACCCCCTCGCTCACCATCAGCCTCCGTGGCAATGTCACCCTGAAGTTGACGGTCTCGACCCTCGACCACGCCTCGCACTCCGGCATGTACGGCGGGGCGGTTCCGGATGCGATGCTGGCCGCCATCCGACTGCTCAGCACCTTCCACGACGAGAACGGCTCCGTGGCGGTCGCCGGCCTCACCTCGCGCGAGATGCCGACACCGGAGTACACGGAGGAGACACTCCGCGCCGAGACCGGGCTGCTCGACGGCGTGCAGCCGATCGGCACCGGCACGATCCTGTCGCGACTGTGGGCCGGGCCCTCCGTCACGGTGACGGGCATCGATGCCCCGACGGTCGCGAACGCGTCGAACACCCTCCTCCCGAGCGTGTCGGTGCGCGTGAGCGCGCGGATCGCGCCGGGGAAGGATGCGGGCGAGGCCCTGGTGGCGCTCGAGGAGCACATCCGTTCGCACACACCGTTCGGAGCGCAGGTGGAGATCAGCGACGTCAACACGGGCAGCCCGTTCCTCGTCGACACCTCGGGCTGGGCCGTCGCTGCGGCGAAGGATGCGATGCGCGACGCCTGGGGGGCGGAGCCGGTCGAGGCCGGTGTCGGCGGATCGATCCCGTTCATCGCCGACCTGGTGCGCGTTTTCCCGGAGGCCCAGATTCTCGTCACGGGTGTCGAAGACCCGCACACCCGTGCCCACAGCCCGAACGAGTCCCTGCACCTCGGCGTCTTCAAGCGTGCCATCGCCGCGGAGGCTCTGCTCCTCCTGCGCCTGAACTCCCGGGAATAG
- a CDS encoding DUF3043 domain-containing protein, with product MAKKSSTTEAPIEAPVEEQSGKGHATPTRKEREAANKRPLVPTDRKEAGRDYKRRQQEMRDKARVGMANGDEKYLPARDKGVQRRYVRDYVDARFNLGEFLIPVMFVVILLTLVPMPEMQAAVMLGLYAFVVIVIADSLFLGLRLMKKMREKFGADKVEKVRWYATMRALQFRRLRLPKPQVKRGQYPS from the coding sequence GTGGCAAAGAAATCCAGCACGACCGAAGCGCCCATCGAGGCTCCTGTGGAGGAGCAGTCGGGTAAGGGTCACGCGACCCCCACCCGCAAGGAGCGTGAGGCGGCCAACAAGCGACCCCTCGTTCCCACCGATCGCAAAGAAGCCGGCCGGGATTACAAGCGTCGTCAGCAGGAGATGCGCGACAAGGCGCGGGTCGGCATGGCCAACGGCGACGAGAAATACCTCCCCGCGCGCGACAAGGGCGTTCAGCGCCGCTACGTGCGCGACTACGTGGATGCCCGCTTCAACCTGGGTGAGTTCCTCATCCCCGTGATGTTCGTCGTCATCCTGCTCACCCTCGTGCCGATGCCCGAGATGCAGGCCGCCGTGATGCTCGGCCTCTACGCCTTCGTGGTGATCGTGATCGCCGACAGCCTTTTCCTCGGCCTCCGTCTCATGAAGAAGATGCGGGAGAAGTTCGGGGCCGACAAGGTCGAGAAGGTGCGCTGGTACGCCACGATGCGCGCCCTGCAGTTCCGTCGGCTGCGCCTGCCGAAGCCGCAGGTGAAGCGCGGCCAGTACCCGAGCTGA